A genomic region of Thermoanaerobaculia bacterium contains the following coding sequences:
- a CDS encoding ferritin family protein, whose amino-acid sequence MNKPCNELAPVLLEAIHAEEDSSVFYRMMADMVQDSDLKQEFLNLSAEEESHAGMLREIIETLPDVKQDCIPPRGPESQRNLFDLETRSLEDLYRYAIKTEREARDHYEHCATLAATPEQADLLKRLALFEQRHVNYLQARLDSFDTSNEVS is encoded by the coding sequence ATGAATAAACCCTGCAACGAATTAGCCCCCGTCCTCCTGGAAGCCATCCATGCCGAGGAGGATTCATCGGTTTTCTACCGCATGATGGCAGATATGGTTCAGGATTCTGATCTGAAGCAGGAATTTCTTAATCTCTCCGCGGAGGAAGAATCCCATGCCGGGATGCTGCGGGAAATCATAGAAACCCTGCCGGATGTGAAACAGGATTGTATTCCACCCCGCGGACCGGAATCGCAGCGCAACCTCTTTGACCTGGAAACCCGTTCTCTTGAGGACCTATATCGATATGCCATCAAAACGGAAAGAGAAGCCAGGGACCATTATGAACACTGTGCCACCCTCGCAGCTACGCCGGAGCAGGCTGATCTTTTAAAGCGTCTAGCCCTATTTGAGCAGAGACATGTCAATTATCTCCAGGCCCGGCTTGACTCGTTCGATACTAGTAATGAAGTATCATAG
- a CDS encoding metallophosphoesterase, translating to MIFLLVAVTIYSLTHYYLYRNLIQVFRPGFLPSLILGILFILLGASFFLSRIFHDTWLPIQWIAYTWFGIVFITFTVLLLKDILRIFFPSYSLLLTRGALVISLILILVSLLQGLRPPVLREFTIQRIQPQSGQGAVRLVHLSDLHLQALTSTRWVTSLVDRVNELDPDLVLITGDLLDDRSSKLQEFIPILRQMVARHGVWAIPGNHDFYVGIDRFESFSEEAGIHTLRNSVIELPELGVRLAGLDDQTARQMGLPLPSLKDVLGDNPDHLETILLTHRPDQVDPAVRLNVDLVLSGHLHAGQIPPMDIIIFSAFKYPYGLYTIGSKHAFTTAGTGWWGPRMRLFLPSELVVLTLNP from the coding sequence ATGATCTTTCTTCTCGTTGCCGTTACGATTTACAGTCTCACCCATTACTACCTGTACAGGAATCTTATTCAGGTCTTCCGGCCCGGATTTCTCCCCTCCCTTATTCTGGGAATTCTCTTTATTCTTCTGGGCGCCTCCTTCTTTCTTTCCCGGATCTTTCACGATACTTGGCTTCCGATCCAGTGGATTGCCTATACCTGGTTTGGAATCGTTTTCATTACCTTTACCGTTTTGCTGCTGAAAGACATCCTTCGCATCTTCTTTCCCTCCTATTCTCTGCTCCTGACGCGGGGCGCCCTCGTGATCTCACTGATCCTTATCCTGGTCTCCCTGCTCCAGGGCCTGCGGCCTCCGGTTCTTCGTGAATTCACAATCCAGCGGATTCAACCGCAATCCGGGCAAGGGGCGGTTCGTCTTGTTCATCTGTCCGATCTGCATCTTCAGGCTCTGACCAGCACGCGATGGGTGACCTCCCTGGTGGACCGGGTCAATGAACTGGATCCCGATCTTGTCCTGATCACGGGGGATCTTCTGGATGATCGATCCTCGAAACTGCAGGAGTTTATCCCGATTCTGAGACAAATGGTTGCGCGCCATGGAGTCTGGGCCATTCCCGGCAACCATGATTTCTATGTCGGCATCGATCGTTTTGAGTCATTCTCAGAGGAAGCCGGCATTCACACTCTCCGAAATTCGGTTATCGAACTGCCGGAGCTGGGTGTCAGGCTTGCAGGATTGGACGACCAGACAGCCAGACAAATGGGTCTTCCTCTCCCCTCTCTGAAGGATGTCCTCGGCGACAACCCGGATCACCTGGAAACCATTCTCCTCACCCACAGGCCGGACCAGGTTGATCCAGCTGTCCGCCTGAATGTCGACCTTGTCCTGTCCGGTCACCTTCATGCGGGGCAGATCCCCCCGATGGACATCATAATCTTTTCGGCTTTCAAATACCCGTACGGCCTCTATACGATCGGTTCCAAGCATGCATTCACAACGGCGGGAACCGGCTGGTGGGGGCCCAGGATGCGCCTTTTTCTTCCTTCGGAGCTGGTAGTCCTTACGTTGAACCCTTGA
- a CDS encoding response regulator, with translation MNLPKQILLIEDNEQNLELVTFLLEEAGFEVHTAKDADEAKQQVESGSPDLILLDIHLPGCNGLTLVEEFRKKENLKRTPIIALTAHAMQGDRERFLEGGCDGYIPKPIQVGTFVQEVCAFLPEIY, from the coding sequence ATGAACCTTCCTAAACAGATACTCCTCATCGAAGACAATGAGCAGAACCTTGAACTTGTCACCTTTTTGCTGGAAGAGGCAGGATTTGAGGTGCATACGGCGAAAGATGCGGACGAAGCGAAACAACAGGTCGAAAGCGGCAGTCCCGATCTGATCCTTCTGGACATTCACCTTCCGGGATGCAACGGGTTGACACTGGTAGAGGAATTCAGAAAGAAAGAAAACCTGAAACGAACTCCGATAATTGCCCTGACGGCGCATGCGATGCAGGGAGACAGGGAACGTTTTCTGGAGGGGGGATGCGACGGTTATATCCCCAAACCGATCCAGGTGGGCACCTTTGTTCAGGAAGTATGCGCCTTCCTTCCGGAGATTTACTGA
- a CDS encoding M28 family peptidase: MRTILVRVMRIFIGVTIVLSILLAILFVLFTQPSGTISTRMGTNKANAQRIQETVHFLTDGVPRNSDHPESLEHIAGYIESRFQATGADVKIQTYKARGKSFKNVIANYGPQNDSLIVIGAHYDVFGDLPGADDNASGTAVLLEVAEILSPEKLEFPIEFVSFCTEEPPFFGSEEMGSAIHAGSLKERGVKAECMICLEMVGYYTENQNWPNILLDLFYPSKGNFLAVIGRWEDRKLTRRVKSALKIENDLQVWSYNGPDLGGLDASDHRNYWLQDISAVMITDTAFIRNPNYHTPHDLPDTLDYKKMAILSEGLIEVISNLQIWINIHK, translated from the coding sequence ATGAGAACGATACTGGTTCGCGTAATGAGAATTTTCATTGGGGTGACCATTGTACTTTCTATTCTATTAGCGATCCTGTTTGTTCTGTTTACTCAACCCTCGGGCACCATATCCACTCGCATGGGGACAAATAAGGCTAATGCACAAAGAATTCAGGAAACAGTGCATTTCTTGACTGATGGAGTACCTCGAAATTCTGATCATCCTGAATCTCTGGAACATATCGCAGGATATATTGAAAGTCGATTCCAGGCAACAGGTGCCGATGTGAAGATTCAAACCTATAAAGCAAGGGGAAAGTCATTCAAGAATGTAATTGCAAATTATGGTCCCCAAAACGATTCATTAATCGTCATCGGTGCGCATTACGATGTATTTGGGGATCTCCCTGGTGCAGATGATAACGCAAGTGGCACGGCTGTTCTGCTAGAAGTTGCTGAAATATTGAGTCCTGAAAAACTGGAATTTCCAATTGAATTCGTTTCTTTTTGTACCGAGGAACCACCATTCTTCGGTTCGGAAGAAATGGGGAGTGCCATTCATGCTGGATCACTCAAAGAAAGAGGAGTCAAGGCAGAATGCATGATTTGTCTTGAAATGGTCGGATACTATACGGAAAACCAGAATTGGCCAAATATTCTTCTTGACCTTTTTTATCCGAGTAAAGGGAACTTCCTGGCAGTTATAGGTAGATGGGAAGATCGAAAGCTTACGAGAAGAGTAAAATCGGCCTTAAAGATAGAGAATGATCTCCAGGTTTGGTCTTACAACGGACCAGATCTAGGCGGGTTGGATGCATCGGACCACAGGAATTATTGGCTACAGGACATCTCTGCGGTTATGATTACAGATACAGCGTTTATCAGAAATCCTAATTACCATACTCCTCATGATCTTCCTGATACGTTGGATTATAAAAAAATGGCTATTTTATCCGAAGGACTTATCGAAGTAATATCAAATTTACAAATATGGATTAATATCCACAAGTAG
- a CDS encoding metallophosphoesterase — protein MTDSAFSRRVFLSILLVLAVVLSGIFASGSLPSAGTAGPPCSWAGVERIVAIGDIHGDAGKLESLLKATGLVDGSLQWVGGRTHLVQTGDIMDRGSKTRIAWDLLMELEPQARASGGYVHVLLGNHEYMNITGDHRYLSAEDVVTFGGMPNFLRSMGPLGTYGAWLRNRNTVIRINDILFVHGGLSPHHRRYSMSQINQRVRMEIREYRRGRLRMGFDRKGPLWYRGFTEKDDSEACAEIDAVAKRYGAKRVVVGHTITEDGIESRCGGALIMIDTGMSEAYEDGPAEALEILPDRIQVITLKGTRPLLP, from the coding sequence TTGACTGATTCAGCATTCTCCCGAAGGGTATTTTTATCGATTCTGCTGGTTCTGGCAGTTGTCTTATCCGGGATTTTTGCCTCTGGCAGTCTGCCTTCCGCTGGAACCGCCGGACCGCCCTGCAGCTGGGCCGGCGTAGAGCGTATCGTAGCGATCGGGGATATTCATGGGGACGCCGGCAAGCTTGAATCTCTCCTGAAGGCAACAGGGCTGGTCGATGGTTCGCTCCAATGGGTGGGAGGCAGGACCCACCTGGTACAGACAGGGGACATCATGGATCGGGGGTCGAAGACGCGCATCGCGTGGGATCTTCTTATGGAACTGGAGCCCCAGGCCCGTGCATCGGGAGGCTATGTCCACGTCCTGTTGGGAAACCACGAGTACATGAATATCACCGGAGATCACCGCTATCTGAGCGCGGAAGACGTCGTAACCTTTGGCGGCATGCCCAACTTTCTGCGGTCGATGGGACCCCTGGGAACCTACGGGGCATGGCTTCGAAACCGCAACACGGTAATCCGGATTAACGATATCCTCTTTGTACACGGGGGCTTGAGTCCCCACCATCGACGCTATTCGATGAGCCAGATCAACCAGCGGGTTCGGATGGAAATCCGTGAATATCGCAGAGGAAGGCTTCGGATGGGATTTGACCGGAAAGGTCCTCTCTGGTACCGGGGTTTTACCGAGAAGGATGATTCCGAGGCCTGCGCGGAGATCGATGCTGTTGCAAAGCGTTATGGCGCAAAGCGGGTTGTGGTCGGCCATACGATTACGGAAGACGGGATTGAATCCCGCTGCGGCGGAGCCCTCATCATGATCGATACGGGAATGTCCGAGGCGTATGAAGACGGGCCGGCGGAGGCCCTGGAAATCCTCCCGGACCGGATCCAGGTCATTACCCTGAAAGGTACAAGACCTCTTCTTCCATAA
- a CDS encoding response regulator — MGAGPVYPVDPGLKRFKLSVQKNRAFVYTLAALFAIALQQLGLIKGTFLQAFTVLVLAVISSIVFYVAYIYFWKLNLDWVWLLFDSFLISCGVYLTGGVASPWFPWYLANVSGAAFVAGMEWAVALSIVDTFSYLGVLAIRGEIAGLDGVFWEKLAMMACLFGSTFFFFRGATELQRKQKQVKLLRENESRKVAELTRLTTILDERTRELDEANFQIRHADKMKSQFLANMSHELRTPLNSIIGFSEILISRLESELSDKYLKFLSNIHTSGIHLLGIINDLLDLSKIEAGRMEVNAEKFPLEGVIHGVCTVMKGMAAKRNISFEVDLPEHLPPLHADPVKVKQMLYNLLSNSVKFSPDDSTITIRGSHVEAGESALGVDSISIQVVDRGIGIAPENHDMIFQEFSQVDNAPTRQFQGTGLGLALVRRFVELHKGTIQVDSAVNQGSTFTILLPSRFIADGSSREPETALPVVTTTALPRILVVEDDPDAYERISKDLAVAHFIPVRAKNGEEAVRLARLIKPAAITLDIILPDIDGWEVLKRLKQDGTTRNIPILIVSMVENQDLAVALGADDYFLKPIEGESLVKRLTQLVPPESTRSARILLIDDDSAVHEMVEALLEPIGFRLDHAYNGKEGLELASQNPPSLIMLDLMMEGMDGFDVAAVLRNDPRTSYLPILVLTAKDLTEAERKRLHGKINGLLQKGSSGPQELISSVKHLVRRHSKEIQHEPS; from the coding sequence ATGGGCGCTGGGCCTGTGTACCCGGTTGACCCCGGGCTGAAACGCTTCAAACTCTCCGTACAAAAGAATCGAGCATTCGTCTATACCCTCGCCGCCCTCTTTGCGATTGCGCTTCAGCAGCTGGGACTCATCAAGGGAACATTTCTTCAGGCATTCACGGTACTGGTCCTGGCCGTGATTTCTTCTATCGTTTTCTATGTTGCGTATATCTATTTTTGGAAACTCAACCTGGACTGGGTTTGGCTTCTCTTTGACAGTTTTTTAATATCCTGTGGTGTTTATCTTACGGGAGGCGTGGCCAGCCCCTGGTTCCCTTGGTATCTGGCCAACGTAAGTGGTGCGGCATTTGTCGCCGGGATGGAGTGGGCCGTTGCACTTTCCATTGTGGACACCTTCTCCTATCTGGGAGTGCTTGCCATCCGGGGTGAAATTGCCGGTCTGGATGGAGTATTCTGGGAAAAGCTGGCAATGATGGCCTGCCTGTTTGGATCGACATTCTTCTTTTTCCGGGGTGCCACGGAACTCCAGAGAAAGCAGAAACAGGTCAAGCTGCTTCGGGAAAATGAGAGTCGAAAAGTGGCTGAACTCACCCGTCTTACGACAATTCTGGATGAACGGACACGGGAACTGGATGAAGCCAATTTCCAGATTCGGCATGCGGACAAGATGAAGAGCCAGTTCCTGGCCAATATGAGCCATGAACTGCGAACCCCCCTCAATTCGATTATCGGGTTTTCGGAAATTCTGATCTCGAGGCTGGAAAGCGAGCTTTCAGATAAATATCTTAAGTTTCTTTCGAACATTCACACCTCGGGAATCCACCTGCTGGGGATCATCAACGACCTTCTGGATCTCTCCAAGATTGAAGCCGGACGGATGGAAGTGAACGCAGAGAAGTTTCCCCTGGAAGGTGTGATTCACGGTGTCTGCACCGTGATGAAGGGTATGGCGGCGAAGCGAAATATATCCTTTGAAGTTGATCTTCCTGAGCACCTGCCGCCTCTTCATGCCGATCCGGTCAAGGTCAAGCAGATGCTCTATAACCTGCTTTCCAATTCAGTCAAATTTTCTCCGGACGATTCGACGATAACGATACGTGGATCGCATGTGGAAGCCGGAGAGTCTGCTCTTGGCGTTGACAGTATTTCCATCCAGGTGGTGGACCGCGGAATCGGCATCGCACCGGAAAACCACGATATGATCTTCCAGGAATTCAGCCAGGTCGATAATGCGCCCACAAGGCAGTTCCAGGGAACGGGGCTTGGCCTGGCTCTGGTCCGGCGTTTTGTGGAGCTCCATAAAGGCACGATTCAGGTGGACAGTGCCGTGAATCAGGGAAGTACCTTTACCATTCTGCTGCCATCAAGATTTATCGCCGATGGCTCTTCGCGGGAGCCTGAAACTGCCCTCCCTGTCGTCACGACAACCGCTCTGCCGCGAATTCTTGTTGTGGAAGACGACCCTGATGCGTACGAGCGCATCTCGAAGGATCTTGCGGTGGCCCACTTCATACCTGTTCGGGCAAAAAACGGGGAAGAAGCGGTTCGACTGGCCAGGTTGATCAAACCCGCCGCCATTACCCTGGATATCATCCTCCCGGACATAGATGGCTGGGAAGTTTTGAAACGGCTCAAGCAGGACGGAACGACCCGAAATATCCCGATTCTGATTGTGTCGATGGTGGAGAACCAGGATCTGGCGGTGGCCCTCGGGGCGGACGACTATTTTCTTAAACCTATCGAGGGGGAATCGTTAGTAAAACGATTGACGCAGCTCGTACCGCCCGAATCCACCCGGAGCGCAAGGATCCTCCTGATTGATGATGACAGTGCGGTCCATGAAATGGTCGAGGCGCTTCTAGAGCCCATTGGATTCCGGCTGGACCATGCGTACAACGGGAAAGAGGGACTCGAGCTGGCCTCTCAGAACCCTCCATCTCTCATTATGCTGGATCTCATGATGGAGGGTATGGATGGATTTGATGTTGCCGCGGTACTGCGCAATGATCCCCGCACAAGCTATCTCCCCATTCTTGTTTTGACGGCAAAAGATCTGACGGAGGCTGAGCGGAAGCGTCTGCATGGGAAAATCAATGGCCTTCTGCAGAAGGGATCCTCCGGCCCCCAGGAACTCATCAGTTCCGTAAAGCACCTGGTTCGACGGCACTCCAAGGAGATTCAACATGAACCTTCCTAA
- a CDS encoding ferredoxin--NADP reductase — MIPDRWEFPSFSPGQHAILGLPGSAPRVAWSDSEPRTPPPGHIIKRPYSIASSSVDHAYLEFYIDLVRSGALSPRIFALQTGDRIWLSEQTRGLFTLEQVPSDRNILLIATGTGLAPYMSMVRTNLGTQTHRTLAVIHGARHSSELGYRSELQSIRRLCSNFFYLPAISRPEQEPVPWTGAVGRIQDLFIQGEIDRLTGNPPTAENTHIFLCGNPEMIMDMVEKYEERGFKEHSRRSAGNLHVERFW; from the coding sequence GTGATCCCCGATCGATGGGAATTTCCCTCGTTCTCACCCGGTCAGCATGCCATCCTTGGGCTTCCGGGATCGGCTCCGAGGGTTGCATGGTCGGATTCTGAACCGCGGACACCTCCTCCCGGTCATATTATCAAGCGTCCGTACTCTATCGCCTCCTCTTCCGTGGATCATGCCTATCTGGAGTTTTACATCGATCTCGTCCGGTCCGGTGCACTTTCACCGAGAATTTTTGCCCTTCAAACGGGAGACAGAATCTGGCTCTCAGAACAGACCCGGGGCCTCTTTACCCTCGAACAGGTTCCTTCTGACAGGAATATCCTTCTGATCGCTACCGGAACGGGACTTGCTCCCTATATGAGCATGGTCCGGACCAACCTGGGCACGCAGACCCACCGCACGCTTGCGGTGATTCACGGTGCACGCCACTCCAGCGAACTGGGCTATCGATCCGAGCTGCAATCGATCCGCCGTCTCTGTTCGAATTTTTTCTACCTGCCTGCCATATCCCGCCCCGAGCAGGAGCCGGTCCCCTGGACCGGCGCAGTGGGAAGGATTCAGGACCTTTTTATTCAGGGAGAAATCGACCGGCTCACGGGGAACCCTCCGACAGCAGAAAACACCCACATCTTTCTTTGCGGAAATCCGGAGATGATCATGGATATGGTCGAAAAATATGAGGAGCGAGGGTTTAAAGAGCATTCCCGCCGCTCTGCCGGGAACCTCCACGTGGAAAGGTTCTGGTAA
- a CDS encoding response regulator, whose amino-acid sequence MTARQESGREHPRVLIVDDQVENLDLLEEILSIEGFSVDRASGGLEALRRVDLFPPDCIILDIMMPGMDGFEVCQQLKGKRPTCFIPVIMFTALSEVTDKVRGLEAGADDFLNKPVSAPELLARVRTLIRIKQLRDELDTSETIIVSMIQALEMKDPTSVGHSERVALAAARTAKKLNLPLSTVETIAKAAILHDIGKIGLPDHVLWPEGALSEEDKRIFCQHSDLGAMILAPLLSFGDIRMIIRRHHERLDGSGYPEGISGASLSLPAEIVAIANRYDDLYMEDGQEEAIRKIKDESSRGLFHEDLTAVFLNAAVYEANPEESLESIWTQFLPVPGSVPNGKILVADDTPSNREVVEEILADAGHTVHCVGSGDALLRIMEDYRPDLVILDIRMPGLDGFEVCRRIKGEREWELLPVILVTARREVQDRRAGMEAGADDFLLLPLHRLEVVARVKSLLRQRFFYLDLEQHQSVILSLASALEAKDPYTRGHSDRVAQLSVELAMMLNLSNEDLRLLSMAGKLHDIGKIGVPEKLLNKPGRLTGAELETIMTHPAQGQLICKQLKTVQSILPIIRHHHERFDGSGYPDGLVGDEIPYLARILGMADAYDAMTSDRPYRAPMEVSQALAVLEDETSSGKWDPRIFRILTEMVSPSTSSS is encoded by the coding sequence ATGACAGCCCGGCAGGAATCAGGCAGGGAACATCCCCGCGTACTTATTGTCGATGACCAGGTAGAAAATCTGGATCTTCTGGAGGAAATTCTATCGATCGAAGGATTTTCAGTGGACAGGGCATCGGGAGGTCTGGAAGCACTGAGACGCGTCGACCTCTTTCCCCCTGACTGCATCATCCTCGATATCATGATGCCGGGCATGGACGGCTTTGAAGTCTGCCAGCAGTTAAAGGGCAAACGACCCACATGCTTTATCCCCGTTATCATGTTTACGGCCCTGTCTGAGGTTACTGACAAAGTTCGGGGGCTGGAGGCCGGAGCGGACGATTTTCTGAACAAACCCGTATCGGCACCGGAGCTTCTTGCAAGAGTGCGGACCCTGATTCGGATCAAACAGTTACGGGATGAACTGGACACATCCGAAACCATTATCGTATCCATGATCCAGGCCCTGGAAATGAAGGATCCCACCAGTGTGGGGCATTCGGAAAGAGTGGCACTCGCTGCTGCCAGAACAGCAAAAAAACTGAACCTTCCCTTATCGACGGTGGAAACGATTGCGAAAGCTGCCATTCTCCATGATATTGGGAAAATCGGTTTACCGGACCATGTTCTATGGCCGGAAGGAGCGCTCTCTGAAGAAGATAAGCGCATCTTCTGTCAGCACAGCGATCTGGGAGCGATGATCCTGGCCCCTCTCCTGTCCTTCGGAGATATTCGGATGATTATACGGCGCCACCATGAGAGACTGGATGGATCGGGATATCCCGAGGGTATCTCGGGGGCTTCCCTGAGCTTGCCGGCGGAGATCGTTGCTATTGCAAACCGGTATGACGACCTTTACATGGAAGATGGCCAGGAAGAAGCGATTCGAAAGATCAAGGATGAATCAAGCCGGGGCCTCTTTCATGAAGATCTCACAGCCGTATTCCTGAATGCGGCCGTATACGAAGCCAATCCGGAAGAGTCCCTGGAATCGATATGGACGCAGTTTTTGCCCGTACCGGGCAGTGTACCAAATGGGAAGATCCTGGTCGCCGATGATACACCGTCCAATCGTGAGGTTGTGGAGGAAATTCTTGCCGATGCCGGCCATACGGTTCACTGTGTGGGCAGTGGCGATGCCCTGCTTCGGATCATGGAAGACTACCGACCCGATCTGGTTATCCTGGATATCCGAATGCCGGGTCTGGACGGGTTTGAAGTATGCAGACGAATTAAGGGGGAGCGGGAATGGGAGCTTCTTCCCGTGATTCTGGTTACGGCGCGGCGAGAAGTCCAGGATCGCCGGGCCGGAATGGAGGCCGGTGCGGATGATTTTCTGCTCCTCCCGCTCCATCGTCTGGAAGTCGTTGCGCGGGTGAAATCCCTCCTCCGTCAAAGGTTTTTCTATCTCGACCTGGAACAGCACCAGAGTGTCATTCTCTCGCTGGCCTCAGCCCTGGAAGCAAAGGATCCCTATACTCGCGGGCACTCGGATCGCGTTGCCCAATTATCGGTCGAACTGGCCATGATGCTCAACCTTTCCAACGAAGACCTTCGTCTTCTGTCGATGGCGGGCAAACTGCACGATATCGGAAAGATCGGTGTGCCTGAAAAGCTTCTCAATAAACCTGGACGCCTGACGGGAGCTGAACTGGAAACCATCATGACGCACCCGGCCCAGGGACAGCTGATCTGTAAACAACTGAAGACGGTTCAATCCATTCTTCCCATTATTCGACACCATCACGAGCGGTTTGACGGGTCGGGATATCCCGATGGACTGGTAGGGGATGAAATCCCTTACCTGGCAAGGATTCTGGGGATGGCCGATGCCTACGATGCCATGACGTCCGACCGGCCCTACCGGGCACCCATGGAAGTGAGCCAGGCCCTGGCTGTGCTGGAAGACGAAACCAGTTCGGGGAAGTGGGATCCGCGTATCTTCAGAATTCTGACGGAGATGGTGTCTCCTTCTACTTCGTCAAGTTGA
- the trpS gene encoding tryptophan--tRNA ligase, translating into MRVLSGIQPSGVLHLGNYFGAIRQHLDLHRQHDCYYFIADYHALTSIRDRVLLHQYTCDVALDYLALGLDPEKAVFYRQSDLPEVTELQWILTSVTPMGLLERCHSYKDKIARGIPFDHGLFAYPVLMAADILIVNADVVPVGQDQKQHIEVTRDIAQKFNNLYSEVFVIPKDMIREETAVVPGVDGQKMSKSYGNTIEIFSEGKALKQAVMSIVTDCAPVEAPKDPDTNNVYNLLKLFAAKEETSEWAEKFRKGGLKYSDVKKRLIELINLEFGEARERRKEISARKGFVEDVLASGVNRVRPIARETLSRARVACGLD; encoded by the coding sequence ATGAGAGTTTTATCCGGCATCCAACCCTCCGGGGTTCTCCATCTCGGGAATTACTTTGGCGCAATCCGTCAGCACCTGGATCTGCACCGCCAGCACGACTGTTATTACTTTATCGCCGATTACCATGCCCTGACGTCGATTCGGGACCGGGTTCTGCTACACCAATACACCTGCGATGTCGCCCTCGATTATCTCGCCCTTGGGCTGGATCCGGAAAAGGCCGTGTTTTACCGGCAGAGTGACCTTCCTGAGGTGACAGAACTTCAATGGATTCTGACCTCGGTCACCCCCATGGGACTCCTGGAGCGATGTCATTCCTATAAAGATAAAATTGCCCGGGGTATTCCCTTCGACCATGGCCTTTTCGCCTACCCGGTCCTCATGGCCGCGGACATCCTGATTGTCAATGCCGATGTCGTTCCGGTCGGGCAGGATCAGAAGCAGCATATCGAAGTCACGCGGGATATCGCGCAGAAGTTTAACAATCTCTACAGTGAGGTTTTTGTCATCCCGAAGGATATGATCCGGGAAGAAACCGCGGTCGTACCGGGTGTGGACGGGCAGAAAATGTCGAAGTCCTATGGCAATACTATCGAGATCTTTTCCGAGGGGAAGGCCCTCAAGCAGGCGGTGATGAGCATCGTGACAGACTGTGCTCCCGTTGAGGCTCCCAAGGATCCGGATACCAATAATGTCTATAACCTGTTGAAACTCTTTGCCGCGAAGGAGGAGACAAGCGAGTGGGCGGAGAAATTTCGAAAGGGTGGACTGAAATACTCCGATGTCAAAAAACGATTGATCGAGCTCATCAATCTTGAGTTTGGAGAAGCCCGGGAACGGAGAAAGGAAATTTCCGCACGCAAGGGATTTGTGGAAGACGTACTTGCATCAGGCGTGAACCGTGTGCGACCCATAGCCCGGGAAACACTCTCACGAGCCAGGGTGGCCTGCGGGCTTGACTGA